The genome window CTCCACTTATAAATAGGTGTGTGTCTAAATTTTAAAATTATTTAAGGATTGCTAAATCTAATGCTCGAGTGCTTGGATAAAACAAGGTGTTAGATGGATTGATAGAGAAGATTGTTGATTGTTTGAAAAGACTCTTCGAGGCAGAACAGGAATTTTACAAACAAACTCACGAAAAGACTAAGAAAAGAGTTGAATCAAGTTCAGCATCAAATTTCTTGGCTTATTGGCTCTCGTTCAGATAGAAAAATTGATGGCGATACCTATGAACAGAAGCTAAACGAGTATAAAAAACGCTAATACTCGACAAACTCAAATTAAGATGCTGACAAAGCAAGCCTCACTGCGGGCAAAAATATTCTGGATTTAGCAAAACGAACCAAGAACATCTACGATAGCTCAAAAGTTGAAGAAAGGATGACAAACTTTTAATTGCTTATTTTCGGACCTAGAAATGAAAGAGAAAGGGGAGAATCACACGACTTGAACTTTTTGATAAGCTTACTGCAGCAAGAAATGGCGGAGGAGGTGGGATTCGAACCCACGGTACGGGTTTAGCGTACACACGCTTTCCAAGCGTGCTCCTTAAGCCACTCGGACACTCCTCCAAAAAAAAGACCCCTTGCGAACAAGGGATCTTTAGCGTAAAAAAAGACTTTAAATAGACTCCGAATGAGGTGTCAGTCCCCGTGCAGTTTCTACTCAAATGTGTACGTAAAAGCATATGTGAAAAACGTATTATCTTGCAATGGAAGAATAGGGCCAGCTTTTAATCATCTGGTTAGCTCTTGCCAAATCTTCACTAAAATCAATCTCACAGCAGAAATCAGAAGGTACAGGAAGTGCTTTGACTTTTAATCCCTGATTGATAGCGAGTTCAATAGCCTTTTCAAAATAATCTGTCGGCTGGCATTCCTCAAGGTAATGCTTAAGGAGGGGAAGATCTTCTTTTTTAAAAAAATTAATTCCTACAGCTTCCCCGCGTGGGTTTAGAACTTCCTTAGAAACTTCAAGGATCTCCCCAGATTCATTGGTGCGGTACTTTACTTCCTCGTCTGTAACGCTTTTTTCATCGACAACCATACTTGTATAGCCAAAATTGAGAATCGCCTTAATGACATCGGGATGGAAAATGACATCACCATTTAGCCAAAGGAGATCTCCGTTGACTTTTCTTAAAGCCCTTCTTAAGCTGCCAGCAGTGTTTTCTGAAGCAAAATCGGGATTAAAGCAGTATGTTAATTCAGGAAAGTTCGTCATAATGGATTCATAGTGATAACCCACAACAATTAAGACCCGATCTTTATCGAGAAAACGAGAAAGAAACTTAATCTGTAAACCAAGGAGGGATTCTCCATTTTCTAACTTAGTGAGAGCTTTGGGGCATTTAGACTCAAGGTCTAAACGGCTTCCAAGGCCTGCTGCGAGAATCACTACATTCATTTTATGTCTACTAGAGTTTGCTTTG of Chlamydiales bacterium STE3 contains these proteins:
- a CDS encoding hypothetical protein (Product derived from UniProtKB/Trembl:Q6MEZ1) encodes the protein MNVVILAAGLGSRLDLESKCPKALTKLENGESLLGLQIKFLSRFLDKDRVLIVVGYHYESIMTNFPELTYCFNPDFASENTAGSLRRALRKVNGDLLWLNGDVIFHPDVIKAILNFGYTSMVVDEKSVTDEEVKYRTNESGEILEVSKEVLNPRGEAVGINFFKKEDLPLLKHYLEECQPTDYFEKAIELAINQGLKVKALPVPSDFCCEIDFSEDLARANQMIKSWPYSSIAR